The following coding sequences are from one Rutidosis leptorrhynchoides isolate AG116_Rl617_1_P2 chromosome 11, CSIRO_AGI_Rlap_v1, whole genome shotgun sequence window:
- the LOC139877659 gene encoding probable histone H2B.1 codes for MAPKAEKKPVAEKKPAEKAPAEKKPKAGKKLPKEAGAGAADKKKKRNKKSVETYKIYIFKVLKQVHPDIGISSKAMGIMNSFINDIFEKLAQEASRLARYNKKPTITSREIQTAVRLVLPGELAKHAVSEGTKAVTKFTSG; via the coding sequence ATGGCGCCAAAAGCAGAAAAGAAACCAGTCGCCGAGAAGAAACCAGCTGAAAAAGCTCCGGCGGAGAAGAAACCAAAGGCCGGAAAGAAGCTACCGAAGGAGGCCGGCGCCGGTGCCGCCgataagaagaaaaagagaaacaAGAAGAGCGTCGAGACGTACAAGATCTACATCTTCAAAGTGTTGAAGCAAGTGCATCCTGATATTGGAATTTCAAGCAAGGCAATGGGGATTATGAATTCATTTATTAACGATATTTTTGAGAAACTTGCTCAGGAAGCTTCTAGACTTGCAAGGTATAACAAGAAGCCGACGATTACGTCACGTGAAATTCAGACGGCGGTGAGATTGGTGTTGCCCGGTGAACTGGCGAAGCATGCGGTTAGTGAAGGGACTAAAGCTGTGACTAAATTTACTAGCGGTTAG
- the LOC139875798 gene encoding uncharacterized protein, whose translation MPWVKWDTILGPFESGGLKAKNLALLGKWWWRFRIEKDAFWVQVIKSIHGRDGGLGLSGSNHTCNNGSTWNGIINLNNELMKFDINFANPLNSDENATVAARITKHNDSWEFSWDWCRDRGRSLTELHSLINLFADFKYGKKEKDTWAWSMQSNGTFSTSLLTELVNKKLLQPNIADTETLPEKIGVFIWRALRNMLPVRKELDKRGIDLDSVRCPICDNDIPVSVTLLIKMDKVDTSLYASNTTMIIER comes from the exons ATgccttgggttaaatgggatacaATTCTTGGGCCTTTTGAGTCGGGTGGGTTAAAAGCTAAAAACTTAGCTTTATTagggaaatggtggtggagatttcgAATTGAAAAAGACGCGTTTTGGGTTCAAGTCATCAAAAGTATTCATGGGCGGGACGGGGGTTTGGGGCTCTCGGGTTCAAACCATACATGTAATAATGGGTCGACTTGGAATGGTATCATAAACCTTAACAATGAACTAATGAAATTCGATATAAACTTTGCTAACCC GTTAAATTCGGATGAAAACGCCACGGTTGCTGCTCGGATAACAAAACACAATGATTCGTGGGAATTTTCTTGGGATTGGTGCAGGGATCGTGGGCGTTCACTTACTGAATTACACTCCTTAATAAACTTATTCGCAGATTTCAAGTATGGAAAAAAGGAAAAGGACACGTGGGCTTGGTCAATGCAAAGTAACGGGACTTTTTCAACCTCCTTGCTAACCGAACTCGTAAACAAGAAGCTGCTGCAACCCAACATTGCCGACACTGAAACTCTGCCTGAAAAAATAGGCGTGTTCATTTGGAGAGCATTAAGGAATATGTTACCGGTTCGAAAAGAGTTGGACAAAAGAGGGATAGATCTCGACTCGGTTAGATGCCCGATATGCGACAACGATATACCA GTATCTGTAACACTCTTAATAAAGATGGACAAAGTTGATACATCTCTATACGCAAGTAACACAACTATGATAATAGAGAGGTGA